In Astyanax mexicanus isolate ESR-SI-001 chromosome 17, AstMex3_surface, whole genome shotgun sequence, a single window of DNA contains:
- the zcchc10 gene encoding zinc finger CCHC domain-containing protein 10, translating to MATPMHRLIARRQAEANKQHVRCQKCLEYGHWSYECTGKRKYLYRPSRTSEMKKKLKEMENKDPSVAGHGPVAVSEKKTKKKRSKSSSGSSSGSSDSDSSSSDSSSDSSDSSSSSSSEDDSSSSDSENSSSSSSSSSSSSSDSDSDSSSGSSSDQGPPKKRKKKK from the exons ATGGCGACGCCTATGCACAGATTAATTGCCCGCAGACAAGC GGAGGCAAATAAACAGCATGTTCGCTGTCAGAAGTGCCTGGAGTATGGACACTGGTCTTACGAATGCACTGGGAAAAGAAAGTATCTGTATAGACCATCAAGGACATCAGAGATGAAGAAGAAACTGAAAGAAATGGAAAATAAAGACCCCAGTGTTGCAGG ACATGGACCAGTAGCAGTAAGTGaaaagaagacaaagaaaaaaag GTCCAAGTCCTCTAGCGGTTCCAGCAGCGGAAGTAGCGACTCTGACAGCTCCTCTAGTGACTCTTCATCAGATAGCAGTGATTcgtccagctcctcctcctctgaggacgacagcagcagcagtgacagCGAAAACAGCTCCAGCtcgtcctcctcatcctcctcctccagctctgactCGGATTCCGACTCTTCCAGCGGCAGCAGCTCTGATCAGGGTCCTcccaaaaagaggaaaaagaagaaataa
- the LOC103038461 gene encoding piggyBac transposable element-derived protein 4, with protein sequence MAAARPLLNFSEVLEELFRSDSEVDLENNSSEQDSFDSDQERSDAFHLEESAPSSDSTPSTPSTPSTIRRKPPTNIQQPNVLSSLCSSPSKRQRRCLVYEQDRWRSRDEEDVTPILHPFSPARTPGVQLDSHQQYTPLQLFQLFMSSSTIITLCQNTNKYAAQRQEKGIKTPWHPVTDMEMYQFLSVVIYCGLVKPSTVRDLWRKDRLHTFPFPASVIAGYRYEAIFWNLHMSDIEEDVKNDGLKGTIKHDRLGRLRPLMDDIQIACKAYYQPDQNLSIDERMVATKSRIGFKQYMRDKPIKWGFKLFVLADSKNGYTCGFNIYQGKSPSPSGKGLGYDAVMDLLSAASVGTGYHIYVDNFYTSSTLFCELHNMRFEACGTIRESCVGYPKHKENALPKKASRGDIRWIREGPLLYVKWMDTREVTVCSTIHKAYCGSTVQRRVKSRDGTWSLQSVPVPEPVRAYNRYMGGVDLSDALIKYFSVTQKTMKWYKKLFLHFVDIAVVNSYVIHRELSLAKQQKPLTQKKFREALCLQLADLGSERATEPAASEPKIKEEPIVQPLVEEAKKRGCYPVPIVDPSLATKREKSSVGRRNCALCLQKKKYMKTIYKCRSCDVPLCLIVDRLCFTEWHDMKDVKVEQ encoded by the exons ATGGCGGCTGCAAGACCGCTTTTAAACTTTTCAGAGGTTTTAGAGGAGCTGTTCCGTAGTGATTCTGAGGTGGATCTGGAGAATAACTCTTCAGAGCAAGACTCTTTTGATTCAGATCAGGAGCGTTCAGATGCGTTTCACCT ggAAGAAAGTGCTCCATCATCTGACTCCACACCCTCTACACCCTCTACCCCTTCCACCATTAGACGTAAACCCCCCACTAATATTCAAcagccaaatgtgctctcttcATTGTGTTCAAGTCCTTCCAAAAGACAGAGGAGATGCCTTGTGTATGAACAAGATCGGTGGCGCAGTAGAGATGAAGAAGATGTCACTCCAATTCTACACCCCTTTTCACCTGCCAGAACTCCTGGAGTACAGCTTGATAGCCACCAACAGTACACACCCCTCCAGCTGTTCCAGTTATTCATGAGTAGCTCAACAATCATAACCCTCTGCCAAAACACGAACAAATATGCAGCACAAAGACAGGAAAAAGGAATAAAGACACCATGGCATCCTGTGACTGACATGGAAATGTACCAGTTTTTAAGTGTGGTCATTTACTGTGGCCTTGTAAAACCATCCACGGTACGAGACCTGTGGAGAAAGGACAGACTCCACACCTTTCCATTCCCTGCTTCTGTAATTGCTGGTTACAGATATGAAGCAATCTTTTGGAATCTGCACATGAGTGACATCGAAGAGGATGTAAAGAATGACGGGCTAAAAGGCACCATCAAACACGATCGCCTTGGTCGTTTGAGGCCTCTCATGGATGACATTCAGATTGCATGCAAAGCTTATTACCAGCCTGATCAAAATCTGTCCATTGATGAGCGTATGGTAGCAACAAAGTCCCGTATTGGATTCAAACAATACATGAGGGACAAACCCATAAAGTGGGGTTTTAAGCTCTTTGTCCTAGCTGATTCTAAAAACGGCTACACCTGCGGCTTCAACATATATCAAGGCAAGTCTCCGTCACCTTCTGGAAAGGGCCTGGGCTATGATGCTGTGATGGACCTTTTGTCAGCTGCCTCTGTTGGTACAGGCTACCATATATATGTGGACAACTTTTACACCAGTTCCACTCTCTTCTGTGAACTACACAACATGAGGTTTGAGGCATGTGGCACCATCAGGGAGAGCTGCGTTGGCTACCCTAAACACAAAGAAAATGCTCTCCCAAAGAAAGCCAGCAGAGGGGACATCAGGTGGATCAGAGAAGGCCCACTACTCTATGTTAAGTGGATGGACACTCGTGAGGTCACAGTTTGCTCAACTATCCACAAAGCATATTGTGGATCAACAGTCCAGCGTCGAGTGAAAAGCAGAGATGGGACCTGGTCCTTGCAATCGGTCCCTGTCCCAGAACCAGTGAGGGCATACAACAGGTACATGGGGGGAGTCGATCTTTCTGATGCTCTCATCAAATACTTCAGCGTCACCCAAAAGACAATGAAGTGGTACAAGAAACTGTTTCTTCATTTTGTTGACATTGCTGTGGTGAACAGCTACGTCATTCATCGAGAGCTAAGTCTGGCCAAGCAACAAAAACCCCTCACCCAGAAGAAATTCAGAGAAGCCCTGTGCCTGCAGCTTGCGGACCTAGGGAGTGAAAGGGCCACAGAACCAGCAGCCTCTGAGCCAAAAATCAAGGAGGAGCCAATTGTACAGCCACTAGTGGAGGAGGCAAAGAAGAGGGGATGCTATCCTGTCCCAATAGTGGATCCCTCATTGGCAACTAAAAGAGAAAAATCATCAGTGGGACGGAGAAACTGTGCACTTTGTCTTCAAAAGAAGAAATACATGAAGACCATCTACAAGTGCAGGTCCTGTGATGTCCCTCTTTGTTTAATTGTAGACCGGCTTTGTTTTACTGAATGGCATGACATGAAAGATGTCAAAGTTGAACAGTGA